One genomic segment of Nocardia spumae includes these proteins:
- a CDS encoding LppU/SCO3897 family protein, which translates to MKFAGPRPVSGLVLALTAFAALTVTGCSMFSDAAKSDTARAKVGDCINVLEGSPADSKTEPVDCSSAKAVYTVKSTSDKKQDCGTEYSSYEETFNGGTTAFLCLAPNLKQGSCYHDDKTTGFSYAECDSADATVKVVKRVDGQSDEFLCDSNSTFLTISDPKTTFCLTNPKS; encoded by the coding sequence GTGAAGTTCGCAGGACCGAGACCGGTTTCGGGTCTCGTGCTGGCACTGACGGCGTTCGCCGCCCTGACAGTGACCGGCTGTTCGATGTTTTCCGATGCGGCCAAATCCGATACCGCCCGTGCGAAGGTCGGTGACTGCATCAATGTGCTCGAGGGATCGCCCGCAGATTCCAAAACCGAGCCGGTGGATTGTTCCTCGGCCAAAGCCGTCTACACGGTGAAGTCGACCTCGGACAAGAAGCAGGACTGCGGGACCGAGTACTCCTCGTACGAGGAGACCTTCAACGGCGGTACCACCGCTTTCCTGTGCCTGGCTCCCAATCTCAAACAAGGCAGTTGCTACCACGACGACAAGACGACCGGGTTCTCCTACGCCGAATGTGATTCGGCGGATGCCACGGTGAAGGTCGTCAAGCGGGTCGACGGTCAGAGCGACGAATTCCTCTGCGATTCGAATTCGACCTTCCTCACCATCTCCGACCCGAAGACGACGTTCTGCCTGACCAACCCCAAGAGCTGA
- a CDS encoding M1 family metallopeptidase → MKSHVWARCLTAGALCGVALVLPAQTQPMAAQAQAQPADPFTGSPGLGDPYYPDDGNGGYDVRHYDVAIDYDPPSRHLTGTARIDAVSTQALRAFNLDYAGPAVEKVSVNNLPAGFTRNGEHELTVTPALPVLPGLPFTVTVDYAGAEGDSPDSGWTISPSGGAFAAGEPHSATSWYPLNDTPLDKATFDLKVTIPQEWQAMSNGLRVGDRVDGDKRTVTWSSKHPSIGYLTTVAIDHFDFLDQRRANGTPLLSAFAPGAARGKALEERLPEVLDFIESIYGPYPFESGGGIYVDTGLHFSLETQTRPIYAPWVDLNTVVHENAHQWWGDSMSVRNWSDVCLNECFASYTADYLWPERKEGKDVDALYRKTVAQFLDKPDFWDISLQNPGAGNEFTVVYSRGPLFLHALRRQIGDDVFFPAVAQFVQSHAYGNASMPEFRTFMQSETATDLTGFFAAWLDSTTPPPDRYLYPGTLRG, encoded by the coding sequence ATGAAGTCGCATGTCTGGGCACGGTGTCTCACAGCGGGCGCGTTGTGTGGCGTGGCACTGGTGCTACCCGCGCAGACGCAACCGATGGCGGCGCAGGCGCAGGCGCAACCGGCCGATCCGTTCACCGGATCGCCCGGACTCGGTGACCCGTACTACCCCGACGACGGCAACGGCGGCTACGACGTGCGCCACTACGACGTCGCCATCGACTACGACCCGCCCAGCAGGCACCTCACCGGAACCGCGAGGATCGATGCGGTGTCCACCCAGGCGCTGCGGGCGTTCAACCTCGATTACGCCGGGCCCGCGGTCGAGAAGGTGTCGGTGAACAACCTCCCGGCCGGATTCACGCGTAACGGTGAGCACGAACTGACCGTCACCCCGGCGCTGCCGGTCCTGCCCGGCTTGCCGTTCACGGTCACCGTCGACTACGCCGGCGCCGAGGGCGACAGCCCCGATTCCGGGTGGACGATCTCGCCGAGCGGCGGCGCCTTCGCCGCGGGCGAACCACATTCGGCGACCTCGTGGTACCCACTCAACGACACTCCTTTGGACAAAGCCACTTTCGATCTGAAGGTGACGATTCCGCAAGAGTGGCAGGCGATGTCGAACGGACTGCGGGTCGGTGATCGAGTCGACGGTGACAAGCGCACCGTCACCTGGAGCTCGAAGCATCCGAGCATCGGCTATCTGACCACGGTCGCGATCGACCACTTCGACTTCCTCGACCAGCGGCGCGCGAACGGGACACCGCTGCTCAGTGCCTTCGCGCCCGGCGCAGCCAGGGGCAAGGCACTCGAGGAGCGCCTGCCCGAGGTTCTCGACTTCATCGAATCCATCTACGGGCCCTATCCTTTCGAGAGCGGCGGCGGTATCTACGTCGACACCGGTCTGCACTTCTCACTGGAAACGCAGACCCGGCCGATCTACGCCCCGTGGGTCGATCTGAACACGGTCGTGCACGAGAACGCCCATCAGTGGTGGGGTGATTCGATGTCGGTGCGGAACTGGTCCGACGTCTGCCTGAACGAGTGTTTCGCCAGCTACACCGCCGACTATCTGTGGCCGGAACGCAAGGAGGGCAAGGATGTCGACGCCCTCTACCGCAAGACGGTCGCCCAATTCCTGGACAAGCCCGATTTCTGGGATATCTCGCTGCAGAACCCCGGTGCCGGAAACGAATTCACCGTCGTGTACTCCCGCGGGCCGCTGTTCCTGCACGCACTGCGTCGTCAGATCGGTGATGATGTGTTCTTCCCGGCGGTAGCGCAATTCGTGCAATCACATGCCTACGGCAACGCCTCCATGCCGGAATTCCGCACCTTCATGCAATCCGAGACCGCGACGGATCTGACCGGCTTCTTCGCCGCCTGGCTCGACTCCACGACTCCGCCGCCGGATCGGTATCTGTACCCGGGCACGCTGCGCGGCTGA
- a CDS encoding DUF3239 domain-containing protein: MRRFEFAVDREHARAVNEVVRDIRRLRILAFTAAVVLGLGTAALIWLNHPYSFLLAVAFALATITSLFVAVWTPYRSRIEKLYAEGELVPAVVSSRHAKGVTLLALVNLAKPGAVPRYALITRVVRALPGHRTDAGEQVPSVTVRADRAPRSVGDLRQPVSMMPIAWGTKDLGVLERAVAAISDVEWKLLTDNLGLAEKVGRVDSHRLLLDPQQLPDELRG, encoded by the coding sequence GTGCGACGCTTCGAATTCGCGGTCGATCGCGAACATGCCCGGGCGGTGAACGAAGTCGTCCGCGATATCCGGCGGCTGCGCATCCTCGCCTTCACCGCCGCGGTCGTGCTCGGTCTGGGCACGGCCGCGCTGATCTGGCTCAACCATCCGTATTCGTTCCTGCTGGCGGTCGCCTTCGCACTGGCGACGATCACCTCGCTGTTCGTGGCAGTGTGGACCCCGTACCGCTCGCGTATCGAGAAGCTGTACGCCGAGGGTGAGCTGGTACCGGCGGTCGTCTCGAGCCGCCACGCCAAGGGGGTCACCCTGCTGGCGCTGGTGAATCTGGCCAAACCCGGCGCCGTACCTCGTTACGCGTTGATCACCCGGGTGGTGCGCGCGCTGCCCGGGCACCGGACCGACGCGGGGGAGCAGGTTCCGTCGGTGACCGTGCGCGCCGATCGCGCGCCGCGATCGGTCGGGGATCTGCGCCAGCCGGTCAGCATGATGCCGATCGCCTGGGGCACCAAGGATCTCGGGGTGCTCGAACGTGCCGTGGCGGCCATCAGCGATGTCGAATGGAAGCTGCTGACCGACAATCTGGGCTTGGCGGAGAAGGTCGGCCGGGTCGATTCCCATCGGCTCCTCCTGGATCCGCAGCAATTACCGGACGAATTGCGCGGCTGA
- a CDS encoding DNA repair helicase XPB yields MTDGPLIVQSDKTLLLEVDHQQADAARQAIAPFAELERAPEHVHTYRVTPLALWNARAAGHDAEQVVDALVSFSRYAVPQPLLVDVVETMARYGRLQLVKHPAHGLVLVSLDRAVLEEVLRHKKIQPMLGNRIDDDTVAVHPSERGRIKQTLLKIGWPAEDLAGYVDGEAHRIDLDFDTHEWHLRDYQELAADSFWAGGSGVVVLPCGAGKTMVGAAAMAKAQATTLILVTNTVAGRQWKRELLARTSLTEDEIGEYSGERKEIRPVTIATYQVITRKTKGEYKHLELFDSRDWGLVIYDEVHLLPAPVFRMTADLQSRRRLGLTATLVREDGREGDVFSLIGPKRYDAPWKDIEAQGWIAPADCVEVRVTLTDAERMAYATAEPEERYKLCSTARTKLPVVESILARHREAPTLVIGAYLDQLDELGEHLDAPVIQGSTRTKEREALFDAFRNGEIPVLVVSKVANFSIDLPEASVAVQVSGTFGSRQEEAQRLGRLLRPKSDGGQAHFYSVVARDTLDAEYAAHRQRFLAEQGYAYRITDADDLLGPTIG; encoded by the coding sequence GTGACCGACGGACCGCTCATCGTGCAGAGCGACAAAACCCTGCTGCTCGAGGTGGATCACCAGCAGGCCGACGCGGCCCGGCAGGCGATCGCGCCGTTCGCCGAACTCGAGCGCGCACCTGAACACGTGCACACCTACCGGGTGACTCCGCTGGCGCTGTGGAATGCGCGGGCGGCCGGGCACGACGCGGAACAGGTCGTCGACGCGCTGGTCAGCTTCTCGCGCTACGCGGTGCCGCAGCCGCTGCTGGTCGACGTGGTCGAGACCATGGCCCGGTACGGGCGGCTGCAGCTGGTCAAACACCCCGCACACGGTCTGGTGCTGGTCAGCCTGGACCGTGCCGTGCTGGAAGAGGTGTTGCGGCACAAGAAGATCCAGCCGATGCTCGGCAATCGCATCGACGACGACACGGTCGCCGTCCATCCGTCCGAGCGCGGGCGGATCAAGCAGACGCTGCTGAAGATCGGCTGGCCCGCCGAGGACCTCGCGGGCTATGTCGACGGCGAGGCCCATCGCATCGATCTCGACTTCGACACCCACGAATGGCATCTGCGCGACTATCAGGAACTGGCGGCCGACTCGTTCTGGGCGGGTGGCTCCGGCGTCGTGGTCCTGCCGTGTGGCGCGGGCAAGACCATGGTCGGCGCGGCGGCGATGGCCAAGGCGCAGGCCACGACCCTGATCCTGGTCACCAATACCGTCGCCGGACGGCAGTGGAAGCGAGAGCTGCTGGCGCGCACCTCGCTGACCGAGGACGAGATCGGTGAGTACTCCGGTGAGCGCAAGGAGATCCGCCCGGTCACCATCGCGACCTATCAGGTGATCACCCGCAAGACCAAGGGTGAGTACAAACATCTGGAGCTGTTCGACAGCCGCGACTGGGGCCTGGTCATCTACGACGAGGTGCACCTGCTGCCCGCCCCGGTCTTCCGGATGACCGCGGATCTGCAGTCCCGGCGCCGGCTCGGACTGACCGCGACGCTGGTGCGTGAGGACGGGCGCGAGGGCGATGTGTTCTCGCTGATCGGCCCGAAGCGCTACGACGCGCCGTGGAAGGATATCGAGGCGCAGGGCTGGATCGCCCCGGCCGACTGCGTCGAGGTGCGGGTCACGCTCACCGACGCCGAGCGCATGGCCTACGCCACCGCCGAACCGGAGGAGCGCTACAAACTCTGCTCCACCGCCCGGACGAAACTTCCCGTGGTCGAGTCGATTCTGGCGCGGCATCGCGAGGCGCCGACCCTGGTCATCGGCGCCTATCTCGATCAGCTCGACGAGCTGGGCGAACACCTCGACGCCCCGGTCATTCAGGGCTCGACGCGGACCAAGGAGCGCGAGGCGTTGTTCGACGCGTTCCGCAACGGCGAGATTCCGGTCCTGGTGGTGAGCAAGGTCGCGAACTTCTCCATCGATCTACCGGAAGCCTCTGTGGCGGTGCAGGTTTCGGGGACCTTCGGCTCGCGTCAGGAGGAGGCTCAGCGCCTGGGCCGGCTGCTGCGGCCGAAATCCGATGGTGGCCAGGCGCACTTCTATTCGGTGGTGGCACGCGACACGCTGGATGCCGAATATGCCGCGCACCGGCAACGTTTCCTGGCAGAACAGGGATATGCCTATCGCATTACCGATGCGGACGATCTGTTGGGCCCGACGATCGGGTAG
- a CDS encoding GNAT family N-acetyltransferase, which translates to MEDCVLTDHTVWLSRPIEADVDTIITCCREPSIAEWTVVPVPYLRSDALGFLAGNVDRGWAERSPVWAVRTAADGPVVGMLGLDAGPHAGAAEIGFWLAAAARGRGLMTRAVRLACDFGFATDGLGLTRVEWRAFAGNTASAAVARRAGFHYEGCLRLAGTQRGIRRDSWIASRLRTDPPGPATDWPALTSG; encoded by the coding sequence GTGGAGGACTGTGTACTGACCGATCACACGGTGTGGTTGTCGCGGCCGATCGAGGCCGACGTCGACACGATCATCACCTGCTGCCGGGAGCCGTCGATCGCGGAATGGACGGTGGTGCCGGTGCCGTACCTGCGCTCGGACGCCCTGGGCTTCCTGGCCGGCAACGTCGACCGCGGGTGGGCGGAGCGCAGTCCGGTCTGGGCGGTGCGCACGGCTGCCGATGGGCCGGTCGTCGGCATGCTCGGATTGGATGCGGGACCGCATGCCGGGGCCGCGGAAATCGGCTTCTGGCTCGCCGCCGCCGCGCGCGGACGCGGGCTGATGACCCGCGCGGTGCGGCTGGCCTGCGATTTCGGTTTCGCCACCGACGGGCTGGGACTGACCCGCGTCGAGTGGCGCGCCTTCGCCGGCAACACCGCCTCGGCCGCCGTGGCGCGACGGGCGGGCTTCCACTACGAGGGCTGCCTTCGCCTGGCGGGTACGCAGCGCGGCATTCGCCGGGATTCCTGGATCGCGTCCCGCCTGCGTACCGACCCGCCGGGACCAGCTACCGACTGGCCCGCGCTGACCAGCGGATAG
- a CDS encoding sigma-70 family RNA polymerase sigma factor: MVAALLADLFESHRAHLLSVGYRLTGSVADAEDAVQESWLRLAGAHQSDIEDLRAWLTTVVSRICLDRLRSAAARRENYVGQWLPEPIVTAVAPSRQPDPLESVVRKQDCRFAALVVLDALTPPQRVAFVLHDAFSVPFDEIAELLDVSPEAARQLAVRARKALAHSPDPVSDADHVAAVQRLLVALAAGDVDAVVAALHPDSVFIGDTGGTAKTAARAILGPDRIARFALGLIRMYRMDPSELSPTESTQFEFVSVNGQLGLLMHERAPRDGAPGSPARVIGFAVRDGLIWGTYDIANPGKLGGIRLPRGTT; the protein is encoded by the coding sequence ATGGTTGCCGCGTTACTCGCCGATCTGTTCGAATCCCATCGGGCGCATCTGCTCTCGGTGGGGTACCGGCTGACCGGCAGTGTGGCCGACGCCGAGGACGCGGTACAGGAGAGCTGGTTACGCCTGGCGGGCGCTCACCAGTCCGACATCGAGGATCTGCGCGCCTGGCTGACCACCGTGGTCAGCCGTATCTGCCTGGATCGGCTGCGCAGTGCCGCGGCACGCCGGGAAAATTATGTGGGGCAGTGGCTTCCGGAGCCGATCGTCACCGCCGTGGCGCCGTCGAGACAGCCCGATCCGCTGGAATCGGTGGTCCGCAAACAGGATTGCCGCTTCGCCGCCCTCGTCGTACTGGACGCGCTGACCCCGCCGCAGCGGGTGGCCTTCGTCCTGCACGACGCGTTCTCGGTCCCCTTCGACGAGATCGCCGAACTACTCGACGTGTCTCCGGAGGCGGCCCGACAGCTGGCCGTGCGTGCGCGAAAGGCGTTGGCCCACAGTCCGGACCCGGTCTCCGACGCCGATCATGTCGCCGCGGTGCAGAGGCTGCTGGTGGCGCTGGCCGCCGGGGATGTGGACGCCGTGGTCGCGGCGCTGCATCCGGATTCGGTCTTCATCGGCGACACCGGCGGCACGGCGAAGACCGCGGCGCGGGCGATTCTCGGCCCGGACAGGATCGCGCGGTTCGCGCTGGGGCTCATCCGGATGTACCGGATGGATCCGTCCGAACTGTCTCCCACCGAATCGACACAGTTCGAATTCGTCAGCGTCAACGGGCAACTCGGGCTGCTGATGCACGAGCGCGCGCCACGCGACGGTGCCCCGGGCTCTCCGGCCCGCGTGATCGGTTTCGCCGTTCGCGACGGATTGATCTGGGGCACTTACGATATCGCGAATCCCGGGAAGCTCGGCGGTATCCGCCTGCCCCGGGGCACCACGTAA
- a CDS encoding pyridoxal phosphate-dependent aminotransferase: MSAIPTVSRLRPFGATIFAEMTELAVRHDAVNLGQGFPDTDGPAAMLEVARTAIAEGLNQYPPGRGMPVLRRAVADDRRRRYGTEYDIDREVLVTVGATEALAAAVLGLVEPGSEVVLIEPYYDSYAAVVALAGATRRTARLVPDGSGFALDLDSLRAAITPKTRMLLLNTPHNPTGAVFSRSDLEAIAELAREHDLVVVSDEVYEHLVYDGNTHISISTLPGMYERTVVVSSAAKTFSVTGWKIGWACGPAPLIDGVLAAKQFLSFVGGGPFQPAVAYALEHEQEWVRELRDSLADKRIRLSEALADAGFAVRRSDATYFVCADISGLTTADALTFCRELPRGLGVAAVPLSVFADDRQAWDRLIRFAFCKQNRTLDEAVRRLHAAHTAG, encoded by the coding sequence ATGTCAGCCATCCCCACCGTGTCGCGCCTGCGGCCGTTCGGCGCCACGATCTTCGCGGAAATGACCGAGCTGGCCGTGCGCCACGACGCGGTCAACCTCGGTCAGGGGTTTCCCGACACCGACGGCCCGGCCGCGATGCTCGAGGTGGCACGGACCGCCATCGCCGAGGGCCTGAACCAGTACCCGCCCGGTCGCGGGATGCCGGTGCTGCGACGGGCGGTCGCCGACGACCGGCGCCGGCGCTACGGCACGGAGTACGACATCGACCGCGAGGTGCTGGTCACCGTCGGCGCCACCGAGGCACTGGCGGCGGCGGTGCTCGGCCTGGTGGAGCCCGGGTCGGAGGTCGTGCTGATCGAGCCGTACTACGACTCCTACGCCGCGGTCGTCGCCCTGGCCGGCGCCACTCGCCGCACCGCGCGCCTGGTGCCCGACGGCAGCGGGTTCGCCCTCGATCTGGACAGCTTGCGCGCCGCGATCACCCCGAAAACCCGGATGCTCCTGTTGAATACACCACACAATCCCACCGGTGCGGTGTTCTCCCGATCCGATCTGGAGGCGATCGCCGAGCTCGCGCGCGAACACGATCTGGTGGTGGTCTCCGACGAGGTCTACGAACATCTCGTCTACGACGGCAACACCCATATCAGCATCTCGACGCTGCCGGGCATGTACGAGCGCACCGTCGTGGTGTCGAGCGCCGCGAAGACGTTCAGCGTCACCGGCTGGAAGATCGGCTGGGCCTGCGGGCCGGCGCCGCTGATCGACGGTGTGCTCGCGGCCAAGCAGTTCCTGAGTTTCGTCGGTGGCGGCCCCTTCCAGCCCGCGGTCGCCTACGCCCTCGAACATGAGCAGGAGTGGGTGCGCGAGCTACGAGACAGCCTGGCGGATAAGCGTATTCGCCTGTCCGAGGCGCTCGCCGATGCCGGATTCGCGGTGCGGCGCAGCGATGCCACCTATTTCGTCTGCGCCGATATCAGCGGTCTCACCACCGCCGACGCGCTGACCTTCTGCCGGGAGCTCCCGCGAGGTCTGGGCGTGGCCGCGGTTCCGCTCAGCGTCTTCGCCGACGATCGCCAGGCATGGGACCGCCTGATCCGGTTCGCCTTCTGCAAACAGAACCGCACCCTGGACGAGGCGGTCCGCCGGCTGCACGCGGCGCACACCGCCGGCTAG
- a CDS encoding 3-deoxy-7-phosphoheptulonate synthase has translation MTTAADVDAPHKDLDDQRTLSISPLLSPAEVRREHPIDDGLADTVRSGRAATVEVLDGTDDRLMVVVGPCSVHDPDAALDYARRLAAKSAALSDQLHVVMRVYFEKPRTTLGWKGLINDPHLDGSFDVNTGLGLGRRLLVDITGLGLPVACEFLDPITPQYIADLVSYGAIGARTAASQVHRQLSSALSMPVGIKNGTDGDVQVAVDGVRAAGASHVFPGTDLDGRSALIRTSGNPDCHVILRGGSSGTNYDAASVAETCLRLEKAGLPQRVVVDASHGNSNKDHAKQVDVVTDIAGRIAAGDRAVVGLMMESFLVAGRQDLTLGHAADLTYGQSITDACLDWETTAAQLDRLADAVARRREGAA, from the coding sequence ATGACCACCGCAGCCGATGTCGACGCGCCTCACAAGGATCTCGACGATCAGCGCACGCTGAGTATCAGTCCCCTGCTCTCGCCCGCGGAAGTTCGCCGTGAGCACCCCATCGACGACGGTCTCGCCGACACCGTCCGGTCCGGACGCGCCGCCACCGTCGAGGTGCTCGACGGCACCGACGACCGCCTGATGGTGGTCGTGGGCCCGTGTTCGGTGCACGACCCCGACGCGGCCCTCGACTACGCGCGCCGCCTCGCCGCCAAGAGTGCCGCACTGTCGGATCAGCTGCACGTCGTGATGCGGGTGTACTTCGAGAAGCCCCGGACCACGCTGGGCTGGAAGGGCCTGATCAACGATCCCCATCTGGACGGGTCGTTCGATGTCAACACCGGTCTCGGGCTGGGGCGGCGGCTGCTGGTCGATATCACCGGGCTCGGTCTGCCGGTGGCCTGCGAATTCCTCGACCCGATCACGCCGCAGTACATCGCCGATCTGGTCTCCTACGGTGCGATCGGGGCGCGCACGGCGGCCAGCCAGGTGCATCGGCAACTGTCGAGCGCGCTGTCCATGCCGGTCGGCATCAAGAACGGCACCGACGGTGACGTCCAGGTCGCCGTCGACGGAGTACGGGCGGCCGGCGCCAGCCACGTCTTCCCCGGCACCGACCTCGACGGCCGTTCGGCACTGATCCGCACCAGCGGCAATCCGGACTGCCATGTGATCCTGCGGGGCGGCAGCTCCGGCACCAACTACGACGCCGCCTCGGTGGCCGAGACCTGCCTGCGGCTGGAGAAGGCCGGATTACCGCAGCGTGTGGTCGTCGACGCCAGCCACGGCAACAGCAACAAGGACCACGCCAAGCAGGTCGACGTCGTCACCGATATCGCCGGGCGCATCGCCGCGGGTGACCGCGCGGTGGTCGGGCTGATGATGGAGAGCTTCCTCGTCGCGGGCCGCCAGGACCTCACCCTGGGGCATGCGGCCGACCTGACCTACGGTCAGTCGATCACCGACGCCTGCCTGGACTGGGAGACCACCGCGGCGCAGCTGGATCGGCTCGCCGACGCGGTCGCCCGCCGCCGCGAGGGCGCTGCCTGA
- a CDS encoding carboxymuconolactone decarboxylase family protein, with protein MEPRFASFANEISMKFIKRIGNAGQVVDNSTLPKPTQELVKLRASQINGCGFCTDMHSKDAAAAGETSVRLNLVAAWREAVVFTEAERAALALTEEGTRIADIHRGISDETWQQVRKHYDDDQIAALISLIALINAYNRLNVIAGTPAGEYQPGMF; from the coding sequence ATGGAACCCCGTTTCGCTTCGTTCGCCAACGAGATCTCGATGAAGTTCATCAAGCGGATCGGCAACGCCGGTCAGGTGGTCGACAACAGCACGTTGCCGAAGCCCACCCAGGAGTTGGTGAAACTGCGTGCCAGCCAGATCAACGGCTGCGGCTTCTGCACCGATATGCACTCCAAGGACGCGGCCGCCGCGGGTGAGACCTCGGTGCGGCTGAACCTGGTCGCTGCTTGGCGGGAGGCCGTCGTCTTCACCGAGGCCGAGCGTGCCGCGCTCGCGCTGACCGAGGAGGGCACCCGCATCGCCGATATCCACCGCGGTATCAGCGACGAGACCTGGCAGCAGGTGCGCAAGCACTACGACGACGATCAGATCGCCGCGCTGATCTCGCTGATCGCTCTGATCAACGCCTACAACCGGCTCAACGTCATCGCTGGAACCCCGGCGGGCGAGTACCAGCCCGGTATGTTCTGA
- a CDS encoding oxidoreductase yields the protein MSGWNISDIPDQSGRTVIVTGANSGLGAVTTRALAQAGAQVVMACRDEVKARAVADTIGDRVQVRRLDLADLSSIREFARGIDGADVLINNAGVMALPLRRTADGFEMQFGTNHLGHFALTGLLLDKISERVVTVSSGAHLIGRIDLSDPNYEHRRYERWRAYGQSKLANLMFAYELQRRLTAAGSSKLSVAAHPGYASTELQSHTESFLDSIMSLGNRILAQSAEMGALPSLYAATMQIDPGAFYGPGSLGGLRGYPTRSGSSAASRDEVTARRLWDLSEKLTEVDFSFARR from the coding sequence GTGAGCGGTTGGAACATCTCCGATATTCCGGACCAGAGCGGCCGCACGGTCATTGTGACCGGCGCCAACAGCGGACTCGGCGCGGTCACCACCCGCGCCCTGGCGCAGGCCGGCGCGCAGGTCGTCATGGCCTGCCGCGACGAGGTGAAGGCCCGTGCGGTCGCCGACACCATCGGTGACCGGGTGCAGGTGCGCAGGCTCGACCTCGCCGACCTGTCCTCGATCCGCGAGTTCGCGCGTGGAATCGACGGCGCCGATGTGCTGATCAACAACGCCGGTGTGATGGCACTGCCGCTGCGGCGTACCGCCGACGGATTCGAAATGCAGTTCGGCACCAACCATCTCGGCCATTTCGCGCTGACCGGACTGCTTCTGGACAAGATCTCCGAACGGGTCGTCACCGTCTCCAGCGGCGCCCATCTCATCGGCCGGATCGATCTGTCCGATCCGAACTACGAACATCGCCGCTACGAGCGGTGGCGGGCCTACGGTCAGTCGAAACTGGCGAATCTGATGTTCGCCTACGAACTGCAGCGCAGGCTCACCGCGGCGGGATCGTCGAAGCTCTCGGTGGCGGCCCACCCCGGTTACGCCTCGACCGAACTGCAGTCGCATACCGAGTCGTTTCTCGACTCGATCATGTCGCTGGGTAATCGGATCCTCGCGCAGTCGGCCGAAATGGGCGCGCTGCCAAGCCTTTACGCGGCCACGATGCAGATCGACCCGGGTGCGTTCTATGGTCCAGGCTCCCTGGGCGGGCTACGCGGGTATCCGACCCGGTCCGGATCCTCGGCGGCCTCGCGCGACGAGGTCACCGCCCGCCGGCTGTGGGATCTGTCGGAGAAGCTCACCGAGGTCGATTTTTCGTTCGCCCGTCGCTGA